AAGTATCATTAATTGTTGCTAGTTCCTTAGTTCCATTTACGATCGGAACATTGGCTAATAATGCAATCAAGAGTGTACCTCTCAACCCCGCAGTCGCCGCCACATCCGAAGCGATCGCACAAACTTTAGCAATTCCGATCCGCGATCGCAACCCGCGAGTCACTCCCCTAACTAATTTATTCTGGTCTGGCGCACTTATAGCCCCCATAGCTGTAGCTGGATGGCAACTATATTTACTCGCTAAAAAAGGTCAAACTTCCCCCAAGCGCTGGTTTGGTGTCAAAGTCATCTCGGAGTCGGGTGCAGCACCGGGGATACTACGCGCCTTGGCCCGCGAAAGTTTGGGACGTTGGGGAATACCAGTCGGCATTGCTTACACATTATGGCGCATCAGTGGTGCTTTTCCCGATTTAGTCATTTTAATGGGAATGAGTGGCTTAATGCTGCTAGGAGACGGCTTAGCGACTAAATTTGATCCAAAACGGCGCACAGGACATGATCGTTTAGCGGGTACTTTTGTCACCGATGCCGGAGCATTATCAAGTAATACGACAAATCCCTTTATGGGGCAAGATTGGAGTGATGAAGATGCTGCGATCGCGGCCCTGGTCTTAACACCAGAAGCTTCAGCAGATGGGAGTCGCGGCCTTTGGGCCTGGATGCGCCAACACCCCGGACTAACTCTACTAATAGTTACTATTCTGGGTATGACCTCAGTTTTGGGAACCTTTATCGGCACCCAAATTTACATTCAAAGTCAGGCAAATTTGCGGGATTTCAAACAGCGCGACGACAAAGTATTTCTAGCTTTAGTTAACAAATTATCCCCAATGTCGCCCAATGGCATAGCCGAACGACGGGCAGCAATTTTAGCTTTAGGTGTAGTCGAAGATTCCCGCGCCATACCATTATTAGCAGATCTGCTTGGTCAAGAAGAAAATCCCACTCTCGTTGATTCAATTCAGCAAGCTTTAGTGAGTGCGGGGCTGAAAACCTTACCTTATTTGCAGAGGTTAAATCAAGCCCTTAGCAATGACTTAGATTCTATGCGCTACGGCGGAAATGCCAAAGAACGACAGTTAGCTGCTATTCGGCAAAGGGCTACTCAGAGAGCGATAGCCAAAATTCTCACCGTGAATCGAGGGAAACTTAATAATATCGATCTCAGCCGCACAGATTTAAGTCAAACTGCTTCTGGCTCCGCTCAATTCACTTTAGTATTAGACAAAGGCGACCTATCAGGAATTAACTTAAGAAGCACCAATCTTACTAATGCTATCCTACCAGGTATCCGCTTTTACGGAGCGGGAGCAGATGCTCGTTTTGGTACTTTTGATGACTGGAGAGCAGATTTGAGTGGCGCTAATTTTGAAGGTGCAAATCTCACTGGTGCATTCTTGAATAATATAACGATGAACCGCACTAATTTTCTACGCTCAACTCTGAACAAAGCTAATTTATCTTATAGTATTTTGAGCGGAGCTAACTTCAGCAGTGCCAAGTTAATTGGAGCAGATTTGCGGCAAGCTTTATTACAAGATGCCACTTTCACAGGTGCGGATTTAGGAAGTGCAAATTTGTCGCGCACGAATTTGGAGGGTGCGCGTTTAGGACAAGTTAAAGCTCAAGGCGCTCTATTTCCAGAGACAAACTTGAGAAAATCCGATTGGCAAGGTGCAGATTTATCGGGAGCAGATTTGAGCAAAGCCAATCTCCAAAATGCAGATCTGACTTCAGTCAAACTTGCTAGTGCAAATTTAAGCAATACTCAACTGCAAGATGCTAATTTTCGGAATGCAGATGTAAGTTTAGTCAATTTCCGAGGTGCTAATGTTACAGGAGCTAACTTTAAAGGGGCAATGTTTGTGACAGGAAAGCAAAATCGACCCGATCAATTTATTCAAAGTCCACCTGTTAATTCTAAATCAGGGCGTTTACAAGGAGTTGATTTTACAGAGGCTAAAAATTTAGAGGCCAGTCAAGTAGCTTATATTTGCTTGCAGGGAGGGATTCATCCCCGTTGTCCCCAGAAAAATTAATAGTTTTATTCTCCCACTACCTCAGCACTTGAAACCGCTGCTAAACAAAGTCGGCCTATGCTAACTAAGTAGCTGGACATAAATAAACGCTATAAAATGCACAGGTCGGCGCTCGCCGACAGTCTCTATGGCTATGAAAAACATCGCTTTTCGCGGCGAGCGCCTACCCTACGTTTAATTATGTCCGACCACTTAAAAAGCTGACTGTGTATGCCTTCTTCCTTCTCTCCTAGATAACTAAATTTTTCTTCCTTCTTTCTTCTTCCTTCTTCCTAGTTTGGTTAGTTCGGGTTGTATAATAAACCTTTGGAATTCATCAGCAGGCAAATTAATCTATGAACGCAGCCGACGACAAAAATATTGTCAGGGAATATTTTAACTCTACTGGCTTCGATCGCTGGCAGCGAATTTACGGCGACGGTAAAGTGAATAAAGTTCAACTTGATATCCGCACAGGACATCAGCAGACTGTTGATACAGTGCTAGAATGGCTCGTCGCTGATGGCAATTTGCCGGGTCTGTTAGTTTGTGATGCTGGTTGTGGCGTGGGTAGTCTCAGTATTCCCTTAGCTGAAGCTGGAGCAATTGTCTATGCTAGCGATATCTCTGAAAAGATGGTAGCAGAAGCCTATGAAAGAGCTAATGCTGTTCCGGGAAAGGCTAATAATGTCACCTTTACGGCTCAAGATTTGGAGGCTTTGAGTGGTCAATACCATACAGTTATCTGTCTGGATGTGCTGATTCACTACCCTCAAGAACAAGCTGAGGGGATGATTAGTCATCTAAGTTCTATGGCCGAGTCGCGAGTAATTGTCAGTTTTGCCCCGAAAACTTTAGCCTTAACTGCTCTCAAGAAAATTGGGGAATTTTTTCCAGGGCCAAGTAAAACTACCCGCGCCTATCAACATCGGGAAACTGATATTATCAAGATTCTAGAAAGCAATGGTTTTACAATTCGGCGGCAGGGAATGACTAGCACTAGCTTTTATTATTCTCGCATACTCGAAGCTGTGCGGCACTAGGGAATGATAATTAAATAATTTATATGACTTACGTAAATTGTTTGTAACGCCGCCCTCTGGGCGGTAATTTACCACCCAGAGGGCGTTACGTAAACTATGCGTAAGTCTTATAATTAGTAAAATAGCTTTTATAGCAACTGCCAAGGTAATTATGGAGCTAAAATATTTCTGAATTTGTAGGGAGATTTAGGCAATAAATTTTATCCTAAACCACCCCTTACATAGTCTCGATTCAGATTCACAACACCCAAACCCCCCACGATCGCACCGAATTTCCTAACTTCCATTTAATTTTGAAACACCTCATCGGAAAACATTTCAGTTAGCGTCCGTAGATATGGTAAAAATACCATGACATCTTCAGGAGGTAAGCGGTCGTGGATTTCCCACAACAAAACTAGCAGCATATCCTGCACTAATTTCCAACTTACGTGCAGTCTGGGATATAACATCACGCAGAGGGGAAATAGTTCTTGCTGTGCTGGCCGAATGCTATCTTCTAGGGCACACAAACATAAGTAGCTTTGAAAAATTTCTACATCCCGAATGCTAGAAAGTTTTACCATTGTATCGCTCAGATAGCCGCTACTGCTGCGATAGCCTTGATGCTGAGAACTGACGCGATCCTGTACAACACTAGCAATCTGAGTCGTGTTTTGCAACAAATGCTGCACTGCTACCAAAGCTTTTGAGTTGCGATCGTGATTCCCTGCGGCTGCTTGGATTTCTCCGAACGGTATGTGCAGGTAATCATCGATAATTTTTAAGTAAGGTACTAACTGCAATTGCTCTGTCTGGGAAAGACTTTCTAATAAGAATTGCCCCAGATAATGAAACTCCATCGTGACAAATCCCAGGACTAGCGGATCTGCGTGGGAGTATTTGCTTCGTATTTCAATTATATCTCTGCCCACTACTACTGATAGGCGAGCAGGAGATTCTTCTTCTGCATAGGCATCAATTGCTTTGGCGTATAATTTACGAGCATCGGCAATAATTTGGGAAGGATTAATTAAGTCGGGACTGATGGCGTGACGTTCTATATCTTGACCTAGAAGAGTTTGCACTTTACCCCAAGCTATGTCGCTGGCTACTTTTAGGGTATCCGTCAGCTTGTCAACTATTCTAGCCCGATTTCCCTCAAATTCCGGTAATTGCTGAGTTTGAGGAGCTTTGAGCTGCGATCGCTTCTCGTGAGAGGCAACTGTAGTGTAATATTTTTTGGCCCAGTTAACTGCTATGGAAGAAACGTTCGACTCAGAGGATTGGTCGTTGGCAGTTATTTCGGGACGGTTGATGAGTTGAGGATGCGGTACTAAAGTTGTTATTAGCTCCCTATCTACATCATCTTTAGGTACGGATAATTTAGATTGTGAGATGTTAGTCATTAAAACCCTCGATTTTTTGTGTAAAGGAAATCCTCGACCGACTAGCTCACCCTTTAAGTTTCTTAACTTCTATTGTTTCACATTTCTTTAAGAATTTTCACCCGCCATCTTGCTACAAGTCATCGGCCATTTGGCTTATCATCGGCCATTTGGCTTATCATCTGCCATTTGGCTTAAGTGTGAATGTATTTGAAAATACAAAAAATTCTTACCTCTGCACCCTTCCGAATCTATTTACAAGTCTGAAACCGGGTTGAAGCAAACTTTGTCACTTACTCTAAGTTATAATTTTTATATCCAGCAATATCTTAAGCAAGATATTAGGATCGGATAGTTTTGGGAGATGTGTGCGTTATCGGCTGAAGATTGGAAGCCAAATTAGTAGGACTTGCTGAAATTTTTGGTAGGCAATTAAAGTTTATCGACTCGTATACTTTATAAAAGTTAACACAACTGCGGCTCAATTGTAAATAAAAAATAAAAGTTATATTTTGAGAAAAATTCTATAATAAATACCTCTGAAGATAGATCCACTGATGCGTTATATCTGAATTACTTCTAACTAATCGTAAAAGCATATCTTCAGGCTAACATCTTCAATGTCTACCTCCCACAAGGATAATTTCCTCTGAGTGAGAGTAAAAAGTCCGCCAGCTACCTCCCTAATTGCTAAGCTTCTTGTACCATTAACAAAGCGAGCGAGAGGGAGTGGTAAAGATGAGTGTGAGTAGGAATACTAAAAGCAATATTAGATTCGGGACTGACGGGTGGCGGGGGATTATTGCCGAGGACTTTACCTTCGCCAACGTGCGGAAGGTGACGCGGGCGATCGCCAGCTATCTAGAAAGTGCTTATACTAAAGATCGCCCAGTTTTAATCGGCTACGATACCCGCTTTCTTGCTGACCAGTTTGCTCGCACTGCCGCTGAAGTCCTAGCAGAGTTAGGATGGAATATCAAGGTGGCGGAGCGAGATTGTCCTACGCCAGTCATTGCTTACAGCGCCAAATATTTAAACTCTGCTGGGGCCTTAATGTTCACGGCAAGTCATAACCCTGCACCCTACTGTGGTATTAAGTATATTCCTGACTACGCAGGCCCCGCGACACCAGAAATTACCGATACGATTTCGGTGCATATTGCGGAGGCTGCTGATGGAGAGCCTTTAGGCAAAATTAGCGATAAAATCTCTACCTTTGACCCGAAACCAGATTATTTAAAATTTCTTTACACGCTGATAGATATAGAGCAAATTCGTTCTGCTAACTTGAAAGTGAAGTATGATGCTCTCTACTCAACTTCTCGCGGTTATTTGGATACAGTTTTGGAACACTGCGGGTGTGAAATCGAGACTTTCCATTGCTGGCGAGATGTGCTATTTGGCGGTGGGATGCCGGAAGCAAAGGGAGAGCAATTAGAATGCTTAGTAGAGGCTGTAAAGAAAGATGCAGCGGATTTGGGTTTGGCGACAGATGGAGATAGCGATCGCTTTGGTATAGTTGATGAGAAGGGAAATATCCTCGCTCCGAACTCAGTATTACTGCTACTAGCACGGCACTTAATTAAGAATAGGGGCAAAACGGGCGCGATCGTTCGTACAGTTGCAACTACCCACCTGCTAGACAATTTCGCTGCTAAGTACGATTTAGAAATTTACGAAACGCCAGTAGGTTTCAAATACATCGGCGCTAAAATGCGGGAAACAGCCGTACTCATTGGCGGCGAAGAATCTGGAGGTTTGAGCGTATTGGGTCATATTCCTGAGAAAGATGGCATCTTAGCTGGTATGCTGGTAGCAGAAGCGATCGCGATCGAAGGCAAACCCTTATCTCAGCTAGTAGAAGAAGCTGTCACAGAAGCAGGTGGCCCCTTATACGAAAAGCGGATCGATTTTCACCTCAATGACGCTTACAAAGCCGCAATTATCCAATACTTCACACGCAATCCCCCGACAGACATCGCCGGAGTTAAAGTTAAAAAAGTAGGATATAAAGACGGGATTAAACTGTATTTGGAAGATGGCGGGTGGGTGCTGATGCGCCCTTCCGGGACTGAACCTCTCTGGCGAGTTTATCTAGAAACCGAATCTGTGGAAAAACAAGCGCAAATTGTCCAAGAGATAGAAAATATTATCAACCAATTAGAACCAACATGAGTTTTGAGATCGAGTTATGAGTCCTGTAATTCTAAGTGTAAGATAAGTTTTTAGTATCAACTCAAAGCTGTAGAATATTCCAATTTACAAAGCAAGATCAAAACTCAAACTTCAAAACTTTATTAACCCTTTTTTATGAAAACTATTCCCCATCTTCTCATTAGTGTAGTTGTAGCTACCTCAGTAAGCGCGATCGCAATTTTATCAGTGCAGAATGCCACCCCAGTATCCTTAAACTTCCTCTTTTTCCAATCAATTGAAATTCCGGTAGGAGTAGTATTAGCTTTGAGCGCGACAGCAGGAATATTAGGCGGCGCAATCCTCCAACCTATGTGGAGCATCCCTGGGGGGAGCGGGGGAGCAGGGGGGCAGGGGAGCAGGGGAGCAGGGGAGCAGGGGAGCAGGGGAGATGGTAATTAGCAATTAGCAATTAGCAATTAGCAATTAG
The Kamptonema formosum PCC 6407 genome window above contains:
- a CDS encoding pentapeptide repeat-containing protein, whose amino-acid sequence is MASPTVRSDINQSNPSWQVRRELPLMVRRCGAWAVEVSLIVASSLVPFTIGTLANNAIKSVPLNPAVAATSEAIAQTLAIPIRDRNPRVTPLTNLFWSGALIAPIAVAGWQLYLLAKKGQTSPKRWFGVKVISESGAAPGILRALARESLGRWGIPVGIAYTLWRISGAFPDLVILMGMSGLMLLGDGLATKFDPKRRTGHDRLAGTFVTDAGALSSNTTNPFMGQDWSDEDAAIAALVLTPEASADGSRGLWAWMRQHPGLTLLIVTILGMTSVLGTFIGTQIYIQSQANLRDFKQRDDKVFLALVNKLSPMSPNGIAERRAAILALGVVEDSRAIPLLADLLGQEENPTLVDSIQQALVSAGLKTLPYLQRLNQALSNDLDSMRYGGNAKERQLAAIRQRATQRAIAKILTVNRGKLNNIDLSRTDLSQTASGSAQFTLVLDKGDLSGINLRSTNLTNAILPGIRFYGAGADARFGTFDDWRADLSGANFEGANLTGAFLNNITMNRTNFLRSTLNKANLSYSILSGANFSSAKLIGADLRQALLQDATFTGADLGSANLSRTNLEGARLGQVKAQGALFPETNLRKSDWQGADLSGADLSKANLQNADLTSVKLASANLSNTQLQDANFRNADVSLVNFRGANVTGANFKGAMFVTGKQNRPDQFIQSPPVNSKSGRLQGVDFTEAKNLEASQVAYICLQGGIHPRCPQKN
- the bchM gene encoding magnesium protoporphyrin IX methyltransferase is translated as MNAADDKNIVREYFNSTGFDRWQRIYGDGKVNKVQLDIRTGHQQTVDTVLEWLVADGNLPGLLVCDAGCGVGSLSIPLAEAGAIVYASDISEKMVAEAYERANAVPGKANNVTFTAQDLEALSGQYHTVICLDVLIHYPQEQAEGMISHLSSMAESRVIVSFAPKTLALTALKKIGEFFPGPSKTTRAYQHRETDIIKILESNGFTIRRQGMTSTSFYYSRILEAVRH
- a CDS encoding phosphoglucomutase/phosphomannomutase family protein gives rise to the protein MSVSRNTKSNIRFGTDGWRGIIAEDFTFANVRKVTRAIASYLESAYTKDRPVLIGYDTRFLADQFARTAAEVLAELGWNIKVAERDCPTPVIAYSAKYLNSAGALMFTASHNPAPYCGIKYIPDYAGPATPEITDTISVHIAEAADGEPLGKISDKISTFDPKPDYLKFLYTLIDIEQIRSANLKVKYDALYSTSRGYLDTVLEHCGCEIETFHCWRDVLFGGGMPEAKGEQLECLVEAVKKDAADLGLATDGDSDRFGIVDEKGNILAPNSVLLLLARHLIKNRGKTGAIVRTVATTHLLDNFAAKYDLEIYETPVGFKYIGAKMRETAVLIGGEESGGLSVLGHIPEKDGILAGMLVAEAIAIEGKPLSQLVEEAVTEAGGPLYEKRIDFHLNDAYKAAIIQYFTRNPPTDIAGVKVKKVGYKDGIKLYLEDGGWVLMRPSGTEPLWRVYLETESVEKQAQIVQEIENIINQLEPT
- a CDS encoding lipopolysaccharide assembly protein LapA domain-containing protein, with the translated sequence MKTIPHLLISVVVATSVSAIAILSVQNATPVSLNFLFFQSIEIPVGVVLALSATAGILGGAILQPMWSIPGGSGGAGGQGSRGAGEQGSRGDGN